From a single Kitasatospora sp. NBC_00458 genomic region:
- a CDS encoding extracellular solute-binding protein: MTSGTAKMRKSGARGLAAGLALLVATVTACTSAKTDPPPTASRPPAPTAQAGVLRVLAGSELQDMAPVLEEAQKATGVTVQFDWTGSLDGADAVSSGKADGKYDAIWFPSNQYLHLDDGSKSKLLSETPVMASPVAFGIRTSVLAELAWGDGSKVTWGNLAEAAAAGKLAYGMADPSRSNSGFSALAAVAAAFSGASAALTEADVQKATPSLKQFFAGQKLTSGSSGWLTQAYSRAEQGSVGALVNYESVLLSLNKTLPADQQLTVVRPTDGVVTANYPLTLLSSSAQREREAFQRLTAYLLKDDVQKRITDLTLRRPIGAGVAPAAGLPTDRKHELPFPGTRAVADGLLSSYQNELRRPSRTVYVLDTSGSMAGQRLSSLKAAMGRLTGADDTRGVRRFRDREEVTLISFASKVKSTKTHAVPSGAAAQQELASINADVQALSSDGGTAVYSSLQEAYRVIQRQQAAAGDDRFTSIVLMTDGESNEGATDKDFRSFYGGLPAAQKSVPVFPILFGDAAKGQLQGIADLTGGKLFDGTGSLDGAFEEIRGYQ, encoded by the coding sequence ATGACGAGCGGGACGGCGAAGATGCGGAAGAGCGGGGCACGGGGTCTGGCGGCGGGTCTGGCGCTGCTGGTGGCGACGGTGACGGCGTGCACGTCGGCGAAGACCGATCCGCCGCCGACGGCGAGCCGGCCGCCGGCGCCGACCGCGCAGGCGGGCGTGCTGCGGGTGCTCGCGGGCAGTGAGCTGCAGGACATGGCGCCGGTGCTGGAGGAGGCGCAGAAGGCGACCGGGGTGACCGTGCAGTTCGACTGGACGGGGTCGCTGGACGGCGCGGACGCGGTGTCCTCGGGCAAGGCGGACGGCAAGTACGACGCGATCTGGTTCCCGTCGAACCAGTACCTGCACCTGGACGACGGGAGCAAGTCGAAGCTGCTGTCGGAGACGCCGGTGATGGCCTCGCCGGTGGCGTTCGGGATCCGTACGTCGGTGCTGGCCGAGCTGGCGTGGGGCGACGGTTCGAAGGTGACCTGGGGGAACCTCGCGGAGGCGGCGGCCGCCGGGAAGCTGGCGTACGGGATGGCGGATCCGTCGCGGTCGAACTCGGGGTTCTCGGCGCTGGCGGCGGTGGCGGCGGCGTTCTCGGGGGCCAGTGCGGCGCTGACCGAGGCGGACGTGCAGAAGGCGACTCCGTCGCTGAAGCAGTTCTTCGCCGGGCAGAAGCTGACGTCCGGGTCCTCGGGCTGGCTGACGCAGGCGTACTCCCGGGCCGAGCAGGGCTCGGTGGGGGCGCTGGTGAACTACGAGTCGGTGCTGCTGTCGTTGAACAAGACGCTGCCGGCGGACCAGCAGCTCACCGTGGTCCGCCCGACCGACGGTGTGGTGACGGCCAACTATCCGCTGACGCTGCTGAGTTCGTCGGCGCAGCGGGAGCGGGAGGCGTTCCAGAGGCTGACGGCGTACCTGCTCAAGGACGATGTGCAGAAGCGGATCACCGATCTGACGCTGCGCCGTCCGATCGGGGCGGGGGTGGCGCCGGCGGCCGGTCTGCCGACGGACCGGAAGCACGAGTTGCCGTTCCCGGGTACCCGTGCGGTGGCGGACGGGCTGCTGTCCTCGTACCAGAACGAGCTGCGGCGGCCGTCGCGGACGGTGTACGTGCTGGACACGTCGGGTTCGATGGCGGGGCAGCGGCTGTCGTCGCTGAAGGCGGCGATGGGTCGGCTGACGGGGGCGGACGACACGCGGGGGGTGCGGCGGTTCCGTGACCGGGAGGAGGTCACGCTGATCTCGTTCGCGTCGAAGGTGAAGTCGACGAAGACGCACGCGGTGCCTTCGGGGGCGGCGGCGCAGCAGGAGTTGGCGTCGATCAACGCGGACGTGCAGGCGTTGTCGTCGGACGGCGGTACGGCGGTGTACTCGTCGTTGCAGGAGGCGTACCGGGTGATCCAGCGGCAGCAGGCCGCGGCGGGGGACGACCGGTTCACGTCGATCGTGCTGATGACGGACGGGGAGAGCAACGAGGGGGCGACGGACAAGGACTTCCGGTCGTTCTACGGCGGGTTGCCGGCGGCGCAGAAGTCGGTTCCGGTGTTCCCGATCCTGTTCGGTGATGCGGCGAAGGGGCAGTTGCAGGGGATCGCGGATCTGACGGGGGGCAAGTTGTTCGACGGGACGGGTTCGCTGGACGGGGCGTTCGAGGAGATCCGTGGCTACCAGTAA
- a CDS encoding helix-turn-helix transcriptional regulator encodes MNTATSTRLAEREPQLRRITDHTEAARTGTGSVLLLTGAAGTGRSALLAEAARRAAATGTTVLRSRCSADEAATPYAAARQLFDTGPAPVGPYGHVPYGHFPFGHFPYGNPPNPQGTGNGTDPDTAEATLWSLLRLHAHHHPVLLAVDDVHLADEPSRRWLRQVARRIDRLPVVLLATERRQNTLDTPPDRFGRDLPAELATTLRLGPLSTPAAVRLAEQHLGPGTSPALAADCARATGGNPLLLTALLGDLGPGWRGPDAGGYEPAPGGYGPGRYEQDPGRLEPGPGRYEPAADPYEPVPGQRELEPASAPVLLHPTPALRPGPTLLHPAPALHPTPAPLPGRGTAPGPRPDHGPGRSPDHGPGEPADAFRPAGTATLPDTRTDTRTAPSAPRNTRTTLPDTCAALPGSAFAEAVDTWLHGGGNQAVTAARVLARMREHPAATTPAPGTAHADLVPLLADLTAADPGRLTGWLTDLTAHGHLDTPAPGSWPQFAHPLLADAVLAGHGPGHRADVHRAAAEHLHRAGAPDERIAGHLLLTAAPTPRWATETLRRAARKAADADRPADAAALLRRVLAEPLSDRQRGLLLTELGSLEVTLGPAERTAGVRHLAEAVHLQQSDEGLFRAAGTLGAVLATRGDTAAALELMEELADRFADHEDLVHAVQAATAQIAAHDGRSWLQVVEGVQRFAARTPHRLAPPAYALLTEFDATSGLLSAADVTERVRELDGSAVDPLCRSYLLVSLATLAQWSDQLDQAEEFVTRGLTAYRGGPLDPGYQCLLSVRAETRIMRGEYQALLDDYALTAPGPCTPPATRPAPPAPPAPRSTPWGPPGLPRLHPRGTTDATDRSWWSGACSDTAGTRTPPTTPGPAPATTPGPAPATTPHAGEDPSPGRYTELLGQQNAHLVAQAVLALVETGRLWQAHGLSRAVAADRAQDSWEWNEYLYARGLLKLASGEPAEALADLLECGRRQGERQVRSPIVTPWRSAAADCHLQLGEPGPAVALAEEELRLARVWGTPRTVGRALRTLAAATGGRHGLDLAAEAVQLVRGAELDTELIPALITYGRLLADGGRRGAARRALREAAGRAERLGAVRQRAAALESLRASGARIGRGEHAGAEALTDSELRICRLAAAGHSNAEIAAMLHLAVRTVETHLTNSFRKLGIRRRLELAGVLEA; translated from the coding sequence ATGAACACCGCCACCTCGACCCGCCTCGCAGAACGCGAACCACAGCTGCGGCGGATCACCGACCACACCGAGGCCGCCAGGACCGGCACCGGCAGCGTCCTGCTGCTCACCGGAGCCGCCGGGACGGGCCGCAGCGCCCTCCTCGCCGAGGCCGCCCGCCGCGCCGCCGCGACCGGCACCACCGTGCTCCGCTCCCGCTGCTCGGCGGACGAGGCCGCCACCCCGTACGCCGCCGCCCGCCAGCTCTTCGACACCGGCCCCGCCCCGGTCGGCCCCTACGGCCACGTCCCGTACGGCCACTTCCCCTTCGGCCACTTCCCGTACGGAAACCCGCCGAACCCCCAGGGCACCGGCAACGGGACCGACCCCGACACCGCCGAGGCCACCCTCTGGTCCCTGCTCCGCCTGCACGCCCACCACCACCCCGTCCTGCTCGCCGTCGACGACGTCCACCTCGCCGACGAACCCTCCCGCCGCTGGCTGCGCCAGGTCGCCCGCCGGATCGACCGGCTGCCCGTCGTGCTCCTCGCCACCGAGCGCCGCCAGAACACCCTCGACACCCCGCCCGACCGGTTCGGCCGCGACCTGCCCGCCGAACTCGCCACCACCCTCCGGCTCGGCCCGCTCAGCACCCCCGCCGCCGTCCGGCTCGCCGAACAGCACCTCGGCCCCGGCACGTCCCCCGCCCTCGCCGCCGACTGCGCCCGCGCCACCGGCGGCAACCCGCTGCTGCTCACCGCGCTCCTCGGCGACCTCGGGCCGGGGTGGCGCGGGCCGGACGCGGGCGGGTACGAGCCCGCCCCCGGCGGGTACGGGCCGGGCCGGTACGAGCAGGACCCGGGACGCCTCGAACCGGGCCCGGGCCGGTACGAGCCCGCGGCAGACCCGTACGAGCCGGTCCCGGGGCAGCGCGAGCTGGAACCGGCGTCCGCCCCGGTGCTCCTCCACCCGACTCCGGCGCTCCGCCCCGGCCCGACGCTCCTCCACCCGGCTCCGGCGCTCCACCCGACTCCGGCGCCCCTCCCGGGCCGCGGAACAGCGCCCGGCCCCCGCCCCGATCACGGCCCCGGCCGCAGTCCGGACCACGGCCCGGGCGAACCCGCCGACGCATTCCGCCCCGCCGGCACCGCCACCCTCCCCGACACCCGCACCGACACCCGCACCGCCCCGTCCGCCCCCCGGAACACCCGCACCACCCTGCCCGACACCTGCGCCGCCCTCCCCGGCAGCGCCTTCGCCGAAGCCGTCGACACCTGGCTGCACGGCGGCGGCAACCAGGCCGTCACCGCCGCCCGCGTCCTCGCCCGGATGCGCGAACACCCCGCCGCGACCACCCCCGCCCCCGGCACCGCCCACGCCGACCTCGTCCCCCTCCTCGCCGACCTCACCGCCGCCGACCCCGGCCGGCTCACCGGCTGGCTCACCGACCTCACCGCCCACGGACACCTCGACACCCCCGCCCCCGGCAGCTGGCCCCAGTTCGCCCACCCCCTCCTCGCCGACGCCGTCCTCGCCGGCCACGGCCCCGGCCACCGCGCCGACGTCCACCGCGCCGCGGCCGAACACCTCCACCGCGCCGGCGCCCCCGACGAACGCATCGCCGGCCACCTCCTGCTCACCGCCGCCCCCACCCCCCGCTGGGCCACCGAGACCCTCCGCCGCGCCGCCCGCAAAGCCGCCGACGCCGACCGCCCCGCCGACGCCGCCGCCCTGCTGCGCCGCGTCCTCGCCGAACCCCTCAGCGACCGCCAGCGCGGCCTCCTGCTCACCGAACTCGGCAGCCTCGAAGTCACCCTCGGCCCCGCCGAACGCACCGCCGGCGTACGCCACCTCGCCGAGGCCGTCCACCTCCAGCAGTCCGACGAAGGCCTCTTCCGCGCCGCCGGCACCCTCGGCGCCGTCCTCGCCACCCGCGGCGACACCGCCGCCGCACTCGAACTCATGGAAGAACTCGCCGACCGCTTCGCCGACCACGAGGACCTCGTCCACGCCGTCCAGGCCGCCACCGCACAGATCGCCGCCCACGACGGCCGCAGCTGGCTCCAGGTCGTCGAAGGCGTCCAGCGCTTCGCCGCCCGCACCCCCCACCGGCTCGCACCGCCCGCCTACGCCCTGCTCACCGAGTTCGACGCCACCAGCGGACTGCTCTCCGCCGCCGACGTCACCGAACGCGTCCGCGAGCTCGACGGCTCCGCCGTCGACCCGCTCTGCCGCTCCTACCTGCTGGTCTCCCTCGCCACCCTGGCCCAGTGGAGCGACCAGCTCGACCAGGCCGAGGAGTTCGTCACCCGGGGCCTCACCGCCTACCGCGGCGGACCGCTCGACCCCGGCTACCAGTGCCTGCTCTCCGTCCGCGCCGAGACCAGGATCATGCGCGGCGAGTACCAGGCCCTCCTGGACGACTACGCGCTCACCGCCCCCGGCCCCTGCACCCCACCCGCCACCCGCCCGGCACCCCCCGCCCCGCCCGCCCCGCGGTCCACCCCCTGGGGACCGCCCGGACTGCCCCGGCTCCACCCCCGGGGCACCACCGACGCCACCGACCGCTCCTGGTGGAGCGGCGCCTGCTCCGACACCGCCGGCACCAGGACCCCGCCCACCACCCCGGGCCCGGCACCGGCCACCACCCCGGGCCCGGCACCGGCGACCACCCCGCACGCCGGCGAGGACCCCTCACCCGGCCGGTACACCGAACTCCTCGGCCAGCAGAACGCCCACCTCGTCGCCCAGGCCGTCCTCGCCCTCGTCGAGACCGGTCGCCTCTGGCAGGCCCACGGACTCTCCCGCGCCGTCGCCGCCGACCGCGCCCAGGACTCCTGGGAGTGGAACGAGTACCTCTACGCCCGCGGCCTGCTCAAACTCGCCTCCGGCGAACCCGCCGAAGCCCTCGCCGACCTCCTCGAATGCGGACGCCGCCAAGGCGAACGACAGGTCCGCAGCCCCATCGTCACCCCCTGGCGCTCCGCCGCCGCCGACTGCCACCTCCAACTCGGCGAACCCGGCCCCGCCGTCGCCCTCGCCGAGGAGGAACTGCGGCTCGCCCGCGTCTGGGGCACCCCCCGCACCGTCGGCCGCGCCCTGCGCACCCTCGCGGCCGCCACCGGCGGACGCCACGGCCTCGACCTCGCCGCCGAGGCCGTCCAACTCGTCCGCGGCGCCGAACTCGACACCGAACTCATCCCCGCCCTGATCACCTACGGCCGCCTCCTCGCCGACGGCGGCCGCCGCGGCGCCGCCCGCCGCGCCCTGCGCGAGGCCGCCGGCCGGGCCGAACGCCTCGGCGCCGTCCGCCAGCGCGCCGCCGCCCTCGAATCGCTCCGCGCCTCCGGCGCCCGCATCGGCCGCGGCGAACACGCGGGCGCCGAGGCGCTCACCGACAGCGAACTGCGGATCTGCCGACTCGCCGCCGCCGGACACTCCAACGCCGAGATCGCCGCCATGCTGCACCTCGCGGTCCGCACGGTCGAGACCCACCTGACCAACAGCTTCCGCAAGCTCGGGATACGGCGGAGGCTGGAACTGGCGGGCGTCCTGGAAGCGTGA
- a CDS encoding helix-turn-helix transcriptional regulator — protein MTAAAPVRPSGGAAGAAARAATVPVAVQAADPLSRAGAEAQLRRFPGVAVVDPTGTAAPGTVTVLVTESADAAATAALRRLVRGAGQRVVLVVERMRETELLEAVECGVAAILWRREATPERLGRAVLAAARGDGDLPADLQGRLIAQVGRLQRSVQGMPGHAPAGLSERESDVLRLVAEGWDTGEIAARLSYSERTVKNVLHGLTTRLQLRNRAHAVAHAVREGYI, from the coding sequence GTGACCGCCGCGGCGCCGGTCCGCCCTTCCGGTGGCGCCGCCGGTGCCGCCGCCCGTGCGGCCACCGTCCCGGTGGCCGTCCAGGCCGCCGATCCGCTCTCCCGGGCGGGTGCGGAGGCCCAGCTGCGCCGGTTCCCCGGGGTGGCGGTGGTGGATCCGACCGGGACCGCCGCGCCGGGCACGGTCACCGTGCTGGTCACCGAGTCCGCCGACGCCGCCGCCACGGCCGCCCTGCGCCGGCTGGTGCGCGGTGCCGGGCAGCGGGTGGTGCTGGTGGTCGAGCGGATGCGTGAGACCGAGTTGCTGGAGGCCGTGGAGTGCGGGGTCGCCGCGATCCTGTGGCGCCGGGAGGCGACGCCGGAGCGGCTGGGCCGCGCCGTGCTGGCCGCGGCCCGGGGCGACGGCGATCTGCCGGCCGATCTGCAGGGGCGGCTGATCGCCCAGGTGGGCCGCTTGCAGCGGTCCGTGCAGGGGATGCCGGGCCATGCGCCGGCGGGTCTGTCGGAGCGTGAGTCGGACGTGCTGCGGCTGGTCGCGGAGGGCTGGGACACCGGGGAGATCGCGGCCCGGCTGTCCTACTCCGAGCGGACCGTCAAGAACGTGCTGCACGGTCTGACCACACGTCTGCAGTTGCGCAACCGGGCGCACGCGGTGGCCCACGCGGTCCGCGAGGGCTACATCTAG
- a CDS encoding bifunctional metallophosphatase/5'-nucleotidase — MPLNRRDFVARSAATAAGAALAGSATLAAASPAAAAGPADARAKGRSKRQAFTVMGTTDLHGRVLNWDYFTDAVYADKAHNEVGLAKISTLAKQVREEKGWDRTLLIDAGDTIQGTQLTYYYARVEPIATEADTAPEHPMALAMNTMEYTAAALGNHEFNYGIDTLRAFEEQLDFPLLGANALNARNDKPAFPPYVIRKLKLGSGPALKVGILGLTNPGIAIWDKANVAGKMTFPGIVETAKVWVPKLKAAGADVVVVACHSGVDEATSYGDQLPWAENASGALAEQVPGIDAILVGHAHKEIPQRLITNKETGKAVVLSEPLAWGQRLTCFDFEAELVDGAWKVVSLSSRVLNSNTVPEDPEIVGLMTDQHKKVVEYVNQVIGTSRIELSIAEAPFRDTPIIDLIGRVQADVVRAALAGGQYAKLPVLAQAAPFNRSAVIPAGQVKLRDAAGLYIYENTLEARVLTGAQIKDYLEYSAKYYAQLAPGAAVDKATLTNAQNTPDYNYDAVYGVSYDIDISQPVGSRIVGLSFEGKPIDPQAQFVLAVNNYRANGGGNFPHVAAAQKLWANSDEIRNAMIGWVKDKGVIDPADFHTESWRLVRAGQPVF; from the coding sequence ATGCCCCTGAACCGCCGTGACTTCGTCGCCCGGTCCGCCGCCACCGCCGCCGGCGCCGCGCTGGCCGGCAGCGCCACCCTCGCCGCCGCCTCCCCGGCCGCGGCCGCCGGCCCGGCGGACGCCCGCGCGAAGGGCCGGAGCAAGCGGCAGGCCTTCACCGTCATGGGCACCACCGACCTGCACGGCCGGGTGCTCAACTGGGACTACTTCACCGACGCGGTCTACGCCGACAAGGCGCACAACGAGGTCGGCCTCGCCAAGATCTCCACGCTGGCCAAGCAGGTCCGCGAGGAGAAGGGCTGGGACCGCACCCTGCTGATCGACGCCGGCGACACCATCCAGGGCACCCAGCTGACCTACTACTACGCCCGGGTCGAGCCGATCGCCACCGAGGCCGACACCGCGCCCGAGCACCCGATGGCGCTCGCCATGAACACCATGGAGTACACCGCCGCGGCGCTCGGCAACCACGAGTTCAACTACGGCATCGACACCCTGCGCGCGTTCGAGGAGCAGCTCGACTTCCCGCTGCTCGGCGCCAACGCACTGAACGCCCGCAACGACAAGCCGGCCTTCCCGCCGTACGTGATCCGCAAGCTGAAGCTGGGCAGCGGCCCGGCGCTCAAGGTCGGCATCCTCGGCCTCACCAACCCGGGCATCGCGATCTGGGACAAGGCGAACGTCGCCGGCAAGATGACCTTCCCGGGCATCGTCGAGACGGCGAAGGTCTGGGTGCCCAAGCTGAAGGCGGCCGGCGCGGACGTCGTCGTGGTCGCCTGCCACTCCGGCGTCGACGAGGCCACCTCCTACGGCGACCAGCTGCCGTGGGCCGAGAACGCCTCCGGCGCGCTGGCCGAGCAGGTGCCCGGCATCGACGCGATCCTGGTCGGCCACGCCCACAAGGAGATCCCGCAGCGGCTGATCACCAACAAGGAGACCGGCAAGGCCGTCGTGCTCTCCGAGCCGCTCGCCTGGGGCCAGCGGCTGACCTGCTTCGACTTCGAGGCCGAGCTCGTCGACGGCGCGTGGAAGGTCGTCTCGCTCTCCTCCCGGGTGCTGAACTCCAACACCGTCCCGGAGGACCCGGAGATCGTCGGCCTGATGACCGACCAGCACAAGAAGGTCGTCGAGTACGTCAACCAGGTCATCGGCACCTCCCGGATCGAGCTCTCCATCGCCGAGGCGCCGTTCCGGGACACCCCGATCATCGACCTGATCGGCCGGGTCCAGGCCGACGTGGTCCGCGCCGCGCTGGCCGGCGGCCAGTACGCCAAGCTGCCGGTCCTGGCCCAGGCCGCGCCGTTCAACCGCTCCGCCGTCATCCCGGCCGGCCAGGTCAAGCTGCGCGACGCGGCCGGCCTGTACATCTACGAGAACACCCTGGAGGCCCGCGTCCTGACGGGCGCCCAGATCAAGGACTACCTGGAGTACTCGGCGAAGTACTACGCCCAGCTGGCCCCGGGCGCGGCGGTGGACAAGGCCACGCTGACCAACGCGCAGAACACCCCCGACTACAACTACGACGCGGTGTACGGCGTCTCGTACGACATCGACATCTCCCAGCCGGTCGGGTCCCGGATCGTCGGCCTCAGCTTCGAGGGCAAGCCGATCGACCCGCAGGCCCAGTTCGTCCTCGCGGTCAACAACTACCGTGCCAACGGCGGCGGCAACTTCCCGCACGTCGCGGCCGCCCAGAAGCTGTGGGCCAACTCGGACGAGATCCGCAACGCGATGATCGGCTGGGTGAAGGACAAGGGCGTCATCGACCCGGCCGACTTCCACACCGAGTCGTGGCGGCTGGTCCGCGCCGGACAGCCGGTCTTCTGA
- a CDS encoding BtrH N-terminal domain-containing protein, translated as MTERHGAEHCETTALGVLLRHEGLDLSEPMLFGLGAGLSFVYWDGKGLDFPFLGGRVKPFELTRNLAARLGLELVVKETGSARRAWENVAAELGAGRPVGLQLDSYHLEYFTSKVHFGGHVVAMTGHDGRDAQLVDTAQQGGAVTTSLASLAAARAERGPMTARNRSFTLALRGEPPLLQGLLVPALTACAEAFLHPPIANLGHRGIDKAAALVPGWLDRADLPEVRLPQAARMMELAGTGGALFRNLYRDFLAECADLLDDPRLRSAHAKYAEAARGWTEVARLVAAAGSSGAAAPLAEAGALLRVLAGLERSAMGELSRLAG; from the coding sequence ATGACGGAGCGGCACGGAGCGGAGCACTGCGAGACGACCGCCCTGGGGGTGCTGCTGCGCCACGAGGGCCTGGACCTGTCCGAACCGATGCTGTTCGGGCTCGGAGCGGGCCTCTCGTTCGTCTACTGGGACGGCAAGGGCCTGGACTTCCCGTTCCTCGGCGGCCGGGTCAAGCCGTTCGAGCTCACCCGGAACCTCGCCGCCCGGCTCGGGCTGGAGCTGGTGGTCAAGGAGACCGGTTCCGCCCGCCGGGCCTGGGAGAACGTGGCCGCCGAACTCGGTGCCGGACGGCCGGTCGGGCTCCAACTGGACAGCTACCACCTGGAGTACTTCACCTCGAAGGTCCACTTCGGCGGGCACGTGGTCGCGATGACCGGCCACGACGGGCGCGACGCGCAGCTGGTCGACACCGCCCAGCAGGGCGGCGCCGTCACCACCAGCCTCGCCTCGCTGGCGGCGGCACGCGCCGAACGCGGGCCGATGACGGCGCGGAACCGCTCGTTCACGCTCGCCCTGCGGGGCGAACCGCCGCTGCTGCAGGGCCTGTTGGTTCCCGCGCTCACCGCCTGCGCGGAGGCGTTCCTGCACCCGCCGATCGCCAACCTCGGCCACCGGGGCATCGACAAGGCGGCGGCGCTGGTGCCGGGCTGGCTGGACCGCGCCGACCTGCCGGAGGTCCGACTGCCGCAGGCCGCACGGATGATGGAGCTGGCCGGGACCGGCGGCGCACTGTTCCGCAACCTCTACCGGGACTTCCTCGCCGAGTGCGCGGACCTGCTGGACGACCCGCGCCTGCGGAGCGCCCACGCGAAGTACGCCGAGGCGGCGCGGGGTTGGACGGAGGTGGCCCGGCTGGTGGCCGCCGCGGGCAGCTCGGGCGCGGCGGCGCCACTGGCCGAGGCGGGTGCGCTGCTGCGCGTACTGGCCGGCCTGGAGCGTTCGGCGATGGGGGAGTTGAGCCGGTTGGCGGGCTGA
- a CDS encoding MerR family transcriptional regulator: protein MLPDRDELLTIGRFARLCRLSVKQLRHYDETGLLAPARVDPATGYRYYAPEQARDALTIALLRELDLPLAVIAATLAAEPPDRARLLRAERDRVAERITRDRARLDLLERLAEGGGLPGYEVVHGREPDRRLAVVRATAGPADLGERIGECVGVLLARLDGAWRPPLWGLFPLDLRDGMRIAVGAEPAEAATAGTGTAAGTATAAGTAARTEPAEAGGRPGLAHEVLPGGPVVETVHHGPYARLPLAYHALLSAVHERGLRPVAPVREAYLVGPGEAPAEEWTTRLVVRVEEDAA from the coding sequence GTGCTGCCAGACCGAGACGAACTCCTCACCATCGGGCGCTTCGCCCGCCTCTGCCGGCTGAGCGTCAAACAGCTCCGCCACTACGACGAGACCGGCCTGCTCGCCCCCGCCCGGGTCGACCCCGCCACCGGCTACCGCTACTACGCCCCGGAACAGGCCCGCGACGCCCTCACCATCGCCCTGCTGCGCGAACTCGACCTCCCGCTGGCGGTGATCGCCGCCACCCTGGCCGCTGAACCGCCGGACCGCGCCCGCCTGCTGCGCGCCGAACGCGACCGCGTCGCCGAGCGGATCACCCGCGACCGGGCCCGGCTGGACCTGCTGGAACGCCTCGCCGAGGGCGGCGGCCTGCCCGGCTACGAGGTCGTCCACGGCCGGGAGCCGGACCGGCGGCTGGCCGTGGTCCGGGCCACGGCGGGGCCCGCCGACCTGGGGGAGCGGATCGGCGAGTGCGTCGGCGTGCTGCTGGCCCGGCTGGACGGCGCCTGGCGACCGCCGCTCTGGGGGCTGTTCCCGCTGGACCTGCGGGACGGGATGCGGATCGCCGTCGGAGCGGAGCCGGCCGAAGCGGCGACGGCGGGGACCGGAACGGCGGCCGGGACGGCAACGGCGGCCGGAACGGCGGCCCGGACGGAGCCGGCGGAGGCGGGCGGACGGCCCGGCCTCGCCCACGAGGTGCTGCCCGGCGGACCCGTCGTCGAGACGGTGCACCACGGCCCGTACGCCCGGCTCCCGCTCGCTTACCACGCACTGCTCTCCGCGGTGCACGAACGCGGGCTGCGCCCGGTGGCGCCGGTCCGGGAGGCGTACCTGGTCGGGCCGGGGGAGGCCCCGGCCGAGGAGTGGACGACCCGGTTGGTCGTACGAGTCGAGGAGGACGCGGCATGA
- a CDS encoding NADP-dependent oxidoreductase, whose protein sequence is MRAVIQKSFGGPEVLEVVETDRPAPLGAEVLVRVHASGVNPVDAAVRSGVYPLLGEPPFGVGWDISGVVEEVGPGARFKPGDEVFGLPFFPRAATGYAEYVAVPSRQVARKPASLDHVQAAALPLAALTAWQGLVDAARLSEGQRVLIHRAAGGVGHLAVQIAKARGAYVIALASEPKHGFVRGLGADEVIDYRADDHLKAVGEVDVVFDSSSQGTASLEVLRPGGVLVSIMEHWNTALAAEVEAAGRRFAGISVEPDYASLEAIAALVDEGRIRPHVADTFPLEEAGKAHELIGTGRTQGKIVLTVA, encoded by the coding sequence ATGCGCGCAGTCATCCAGAAGTCCTTCGGCGGCCCCGAGGTCCTGGAGGTCGTCGAGACCGACCGGCCCGCCCCGCTGGGCGCCGAGGTCCTCGTCCGGGTCCACGCCAGCGGCGTCAACCCGGTCGACGCGGCGGTCCGTTCGGGCGTGTACCCGCTGCTCGGCGAGCCGCCGTTCGGGGTCGGCTGGGACATCTCGGGCGTGGTCGAGGAGGTCGGCCCGGGCGCCCGGTTCAAGCCGGGCGACGAGGTGTTCGGGCTGCCGTTCTTCCCTCGGGCCGCCACCGGCTACGCCGAGTACGTGGCCGTGCCGTCCCGCCAGGTGGCCCGCAAGCCCGCCTCGCTGGACCACGTGCAGGCGGCGGCCCTGCCGCTGGCCGCGCTGACGGCCTGGCAGGGCCTGGTGGACGCGGCGCGGCTCTCCGAGGGGCAGCGGGTGCTGATCCACCGCGCGGCGGGCGGCGTGGGGCACCTCGCCGTGCAGATCGCCAAGGCCCGTGGCGCGTACGTGATCGCGCTGGCGAGCGAGCCGAAGCACGGGTTCGTGCGCGGGCTGGGCGCCGACGAGGTGATCGACTACCGGGCCGACGACCACCTGAAGGCGGTCGGCGAGGTGGACGTGGTGTTCGACTCCTCCTCGCAGGGCACCGCCTCGCTGGAGGTGCTGCGGCCGGGCGGGGTGCTCGTCTCGATCATGGAGCACTGGAACACCGCGCTCGCCGCCGAGGTCGAGGCCGCCGGGCGGCGGTTCGCGGGGATCTCGGTGGAGCCGGACTACGCCTCGCTGGAGGCGATCGCCGCGCTGGTCGACGAGGGCCGGATCCGCCCGCACGTCGCCGACACCTTCCCGCTGGAGGAGGCCGGCAAGGCGCACGAGCTGATCGGCACGGGCCGCACCCAGGGCAAGATCGTCCTGACCGTCGCCTGA